The following are from one region of the Microbacterium paraoxydans genome:
- a CDS encoding aldehyde dehydrogenase family protein, translated as MSDSAVPVAVDHGPADSAASAAAALLDRIQAPQGEGREIPDAATREVIGRAPVATVSDLDDAIARAKAAQPAWEALGHEKRSALLLAAADAIDANAEGLAYLLSREQGKPLNGPNARFELGACSAWLRTNATTVLKPQVLVDDETLHAELVYKAAGVVGAIGPWNWPLMITIWQIGPSLRMGNTVVAKPSEYTPLSVLAMLAVMNDVLPADVLIGVSGDREVGARLSSHPDIAKIMFTGSTATGRRIIESSAGNLARLTLELGGNDAGIVLPGTDPAAIAEDLFWGAFINTGQTCAAMKRLYVHDSVYDEVVDALAAIAAQVPMGNGLDEGNVLGPLQNRPQFDIVSRLVDDARSRGARIVTGGEPAADLGELFYRPTIVADIDNDAALVQEEQFGPALPVIRYSDVDEAFALANALDVGLGASVWASDPEEARAVAARMQSGTVWINSHGGLHPMVPFGGVKSSGYGLEFGVEGLKSVAVTQVVSGPGRKARA; from the coding sequence ATGTCCGATTCCGCCGTTCCCGTAGCCGTCGACCACGGACCAGCCGATTCCGCGGCCTCCGCCGCTGCGGCGCTGCTCGACCGCATCCAGGCCCCGCAGGGCGAGGGGCGCGAGATCCCCGACGCCGCGACGCGGGAGGTCATCGGACGCGCGCCCGTGGCCACGGTCTCCGACCTCGACGACGCCATCGCCCGCGCGAAGGCCGCGCAGCCCGCGTGGGAGGCGCTCGGACACGAGAAGCGGAGCGCGCTCCTCCTCGCCGCGGCCGACGCCATCGACGCGAACGCCGAGGGGCTCGCCTACCTTCTGTCGCGGGAGCAGGGGAAGCCGCTGAACGGCCCCAACGCGCGGTTCGAGCTCGGCGCCTGCTCGGCCTGGCTGCGCACCAACGCCACCACCGTCCTGAAGCCGCAGGTCCTCGTCGACGACGAGACGCTGCACGCCGAGCTCGTGTACAAAGCGGCCGGCGTGGTCGGGGCCATCGGGCCGTGGAACTGGCCGCTCATGATCACCATCTGGCAGATCGGGCCGTCGCTGCGCATGGGCAACACGGTCGTCGCGAAGCCCAGCGAGTACACCCCGCTGAGCGTCCTGGCGATGCTCGCCGTGATGAACGACGTGCTGCCCGCCGACGTCCTCATCGGCGTGTCCGGCGACCGCGAGGTGGGGGCGCGCCTCTCCTCGCACCCCGACATCGCCAAGATCATGTTCACCGGCTCCACCGCGACCGGGCGCCGCATCATCGAGAGTTCCGCGGGCAACCTCGCCCGCCTCACGCTCGAACTGGGCGGCAACGACGCGGGCATCGTGCTCCCCGGCACGGACCCTGCCGCGATCGCGGAAGACCTCTTCTGGGGGGCGTTCATCAACACCGGACAGACCTGCGCCGCCATGAAGCGCCTCTATGTGCACGACTCTGTGTACGACGAGGTCGTGGACGCGCTCGCCGCCATCGCCGCGCAGGTGCCGATGGGGAACGGGCTCGACGAGGGTAACGTGCTCGGGCCGCTGCAGAACCGCCCGCAGTTCGACATCGTCAGTCGCCTCGTCGACGATGCGCGGAGCCGCGGCGCCCGGATCGTCACCGGTGGAGAGCCCGCCGCCGACCTCGGCGAGCTGTTCTACCGGCCCACCATCGTCGCCGACATCGACAACGACGCGGCGCTCGTGCAGGAGGAGCAGTTCGGTCCCGCGCTCCCCGTCATCCGGTACAGCGACGTCGACGAGGCCTTCGCGCTCGCGAACGCCCTCGACGTGGGTCTCGGCGCCTCGGTGTGGGCGAGCGACCCGGAGGAGGCCCGCGCCGTCGCAGCGCGCATGCAGTCCGGCACGGTGTGGATCAACTCGCACGGCGGGCTGCACCCGATGGTGCCGTTCGGCGGCGTGAAGAGCTCGGGCTACGGGCTGGAGTTCGGCGTCGAGGGGCTCAAGTCCGTCGCCGTGACCCAGGTCGTCTCCGGACCCGGCCGGAAGGCGCGAGCGTGA
- a CDS encoding FAD-dependent oxidoreductase codes for MRSAIVVGAGTSGAIVARRLTDAGVAVTLVDAGGYDTNPAIHDPSRAGELWHSAEDWDFFTVPQPHAAGRRLHLPRGKVTGGSHALNAMIWVRGAASDYDAWEAAGATGWGWAEVEPIYDAIENDLLPVTDDYALAPIQASIIDAAVEEGLPRNPNYNGGTLDGVSQEQVTIKDGRRVNTWTVYAQPVADRMTILTGRAVHSVIVRDGRAVGIRLGEGDETEEVFADEVILSAGALGTPVILLRSGIGPADELSALGIPVVLDAPAVGKNLHDHLLSPVVFATEKKPVGPPQPGVSVTQSHLFWRSRDGLAQPDTQPIHFSVPMWGELEPKGTDGFTLMAGLVTPYSRGELRLTGPGLDDLPHIDLAALEDQRDADALAASVRQCRRIGTQPALAEEWGAVEVYPGPDVADDDVEEWVRRTAITYHHQVGTCRMGSDPESVVDPQLRVRGIEGLRVIDASVMPTVPTGNTNAPAAMIGERGARFLLAD; via the coding sequence GTGCGCTCCGCGATCGTCGTCGGGGCCGGTACGTCGGGCGCCATCGTCGCGCGGCGTCTCACCGACGCCGGTGTCGCGGTGACGCTCGTCGACGCGGGCGGCTACGACACGAACCCGGCCATCCACGACCCCTCGCGGGCGGGCGAGCTGTGGCACTCCGCCGAGGACTGGGACTTCTTCACCGTGCCGCAGCCGCACGCGGCCGGTCGTCGGCTGCATCTTCCTCGAGGCAAGGTCACCGGTGGGTCGCACGCGCTGAACGCCATGATCTGGGTGCGCGGCGCGGCCTCCGACTACGACGCGTGGGAGGCGGCCGGCGCGACCGGATGGGGCTGGGCCGAGGTCGAGCCGATCTACGACGCGATCGAGAACGACCTGCTGCCCGTGACCGACGACTACGCGCTCGCGCCCATCCAGGCCTCGATCATCGACGCCGCCGTGGAGGAGGGGCTGCCGCGCAACCCGAACTACAACGGGGGCACGCTCGACGGGGTCTCCCAGGAGCAGGTCACGATCAAGGACGGACGGCGCGTCAACACCTGGACCGTGTACGCGCAGCCGGTCGCCGACCGGATGACGATCCTCACCGGCCGCGCGGTCCACTCCGTGATCGTGCGCGATGGTCGTGCGGTCGGTATCCGGCTGGGGGAGGGCGACGAGACCGAGGAGGTGTTCGCGGACGAGGTCATCCTCTCGGCGGGCGCACTCGGCACTCCTGTCATCCTGCTCCGCTCGGGCATCGGTCCCGCCGACGAGCTGAGTGCGCTCGGCATCCCTGTCGTGCTCGACGCCCCCGCTGTGGGCAAGAACCTGCACGACCACCTCCTGTCGCCGGTCGTCTTCGCGACCGAGAAGAAGCCCGTCGGCCCGCCGCAGCCGGGGGTCTCCGTCACGCAGAGCCATCTGTTCTGGCGCAGCCGCGACGGCCTCGCGCAGCCGGACACGCAGCCCATCCACTTCTCCGTCCCGATGTGGGGAGAGCTCGAGCCGAAGGGCACCGACGGGTTCACGCTCATGGCGGGCCTGGTGACGCCTTACAGCCGCGGCGAGCTGCGCCTCACCGGTCCCGGCCTCGACGACCTGCCGCACATCGACCTGGCGGCGCTGGAGGATCAACGAGACGCCGACGCCCTCGCGGCCTCCGTGCGCCAGTGCCGCCGGATCGGCACGCAGCCCGCGCTCGCCGAGGAGTGGGGAGCGGTCGAGGTCTACCCCGGGCCGGACGTGGCGGACGACGACGTGGAGGAGTGGGTGCGCCGCACGGCCATCACCTATCACCACCAGGTCGGCACCTGTCGCATGGGCTCCGACCCGGAGTCGGTGGTCGACCCGCAGCTCCGGGTGCGCGGGATCGAGGGGCTCCGGGTGATCGACGCCTCGGTCATGCCGACCGTGCCCACCGGCAACACCAACGCGCCCGCGGCCATGATCGGCGAACGCGGCGCGCGGTTCCTCCTCGCGGACTGA
- a CDS encoding DUF202 domain-containing protein, producing the protein MTAPETPVPDTSAPDLYDPGLQPERTELAWRRTALAIAVGSLLSLRVFPLVLPSGAEGWGLVPGVLGVGTAALLWIAARRRQRRTTAVLTARARGPLPGGGLPLVLTVFATGFGLVALALVAVTLLTR; encoded by the coding sequence ATGACCGCCCCCGAGACCCCGGTGCCCGACACCTCGGCGCCCGATCTATACGACCCCGGGCTGCAGCCGGAGCGCACGGAACTGGCCTGGCGGCGCACGGCCCTCGCGATCGCGGTCGGCTCGCTGCTGTCGCTGCGGGTCTTCCCCCTGGTGCTGCCGAGCGGCGCCGAGGGGTGGGGCCTCGTGCCGGGCGTGCTGGGCGTCGGCACGGCGGCGCTGCTCTGGATCGCCGCGCGCCGTCGGCAGCGCCGGACGACCGCGGTGCTCACCGCCCGGGCGCGCGGACCGCTGCCGGGCGGCGGACTCCCGCTCGTGCTGACGGTGTTCGCGACCGGCTTCGGTCTCGTCGCCCTCGCGCTCGTGGCGGTGACGCTGCTCACCCGCTGA
- a CDS encoding YidH family protein: protein MRRFPASVYRVGDEPDPRFSLANERTFLAWTRTGLALIAGGVALEVLGLDLHPGFRLAASLLLMIAGTAVAPLAWFEWMRAERALRQGRPLPGALSAVVLAVVVVTTGLLVLAGVLWR from the coding sequence ATGCGCCGCTTCCCCGCCTCCGTCTACCGGGTCGGGGACGAGCCCGATCCCCGGTTCTCCCTCGCCAACGAGCGCACGTTCCTGGCGTGGACCCGAACCGGCCTGGCGCTGATCGCGGGTGGCGTCGCGCTCGAGGTCCTCGGCCTCGACCTGCACCCCGGGTTCCGGCTGGCCGCCTCGCTGCTGCTGATGATCGCCGGCACGGCCGTGGCGCCGCTCGCCTGGTTCGAGTGGATGCGGGCCGAACGCGCCCTCCGGCAGGGACGACCGCTGCCCGGCGCGCTGTCGGCGGTGGTGCTCGCGGTGGTCGTCGTGACGACCGGGCTGCTCGTCCTCGCCGGGGTGCTGTGGCGCTGA
- a CDS encoding amidohydrolase — MTDVADLIVTGSVIRTSDRARPRAEAFAVRDGRILAVGDRADVEAFRGRRTRLVEVGDAAVYPGFVDVHNHHALAGRTELFELSLAPSLTLDEILDRVREKAQTLPEDAWIVGGAVATTLLPTLANTATRLRLDEAAGGRPVALMEDSRHNRWASTRALELAGITADSIPTSGVTVLDPDDGTPTGVLLEAAGIPVQEAYDRSGGLTAEQHAAASRRGIELLNSFGITAFQDAGVSVDILAALAGLDRADELHAWVVSSLLINDEIFGFDPIGAPLLDRGEEFRTPHHRPDFVKIFLDGVPPARTASFLDPYPADPVHGAHFHGETTMTLDELTDWLRAVAARGLGAKVHCTGDGSARLVLDAAERLRADGFTTPVQIAHGQFLAESDIPRLAALDVSADISPFIWYPGVIPQALADVLGERAEHSQPNRALLDAGALVAGGSDWPVSESPNTLEGLQGLVTRADPLGRAAGTLWPEQAISAEEALEVFTINAATAMGLGAETGSLTPGKSADFVILERDAIGGPAEEIVHTEVISTWFAGRAVHER; from the coding sequence ATGACCGACGTCGCCGACCTCATCGTCACCGGTTCCGTGATCCGCACGTCGGACCGCGCCCGTCCGCGTGCCGAGGCCTTCGCCGTACGAGACGGACGGATCCTCGCCGTCGGCGACCGCGCCGACGTGGAGGCGTTCCGCGGCCGTCGCACGCGGCTGGTCGAGGTCGGCGACGCGGCGGTCTACCCCGGGTTCGTCGACGTGCACAACCACCACGCGCTCGCCGGACGGACCGAGCTGTTCGAACTGTCGCTCGCCCCCTCGCTCACGCTCGACGAGATCCTGGACCGGGTGCGGGAGAAGGCACAGACCCTGCCCGAGGACGCGTGGATCGTCGGCGGCGCCGTGGCCACGACCCTGCTTCCCACCCTCGCCAACACCGCCACGCGATTGCGTCTCGACGAGGCAGCGGGCGGACGGCCGGTGGCGCTCATGGAGGACTCCCGCCACAACCGCTGGGCCAGCACCCGGGCCCTGGAGCTGGCCGGCATCACGGCGGACAGCATCCCGACCTCCGGGGTGACGGTGCTCGACCCCGACGACGGCACCCCCACCGGCGTGCTCCTGGAAGCCGCCGGCATCCCGGTGCAGGAGGCGTACGACCGCAGCGGCGGACTCACCGCGGAGCAGCACGCGGCCGCCTCCCGTCGCGGGATCGAGCTGCTGAACTCGTTCGGGATCACGGCGTTCCAAGACGCGGGGGTCTCCGTCGACATCCTCGCCGCGCTCGCCGGACTCGACCGCGCCGACGAGCTGCACGCCTGGGTGGTCTCCTCGCTCCTCATCAACGACGAGATCTTCGGGTTCGACCCCATCGGCGCGCCCCTGCTCGACCGGGGCGAGGAATTCCGCACCCCGCACCATCGCCCGGACTTCGTGAAGATCTTCCTCGACGGCGTGCCGCCCGCCCGCACCGCCTCCTTCCTCGACCCGTATCCGGCGGATCCGGTGCACGGCGCGCACTTCCACGGCGAGACGACCATGACCCTCGACGAGCTCACCGACTGGCTCCGGGCCGTCGCGGCGCGCGGTCTCGGGGCCAAGGTGCACTGCACCGGCGACGGGTCGGCACGCCTCGTGCTGGATGCCGCCGAGCGCCTGCGCGCGGACGGATTCACGACGCCGGTGCAGATCGCGCATGGGCAGTTCCTCGCGGAAAGCGACATCCCCCGACTCGCGGCGCTGGACGTCTCCGCCGACATCTCCCCGTTCATCTGGTACCCGGGCGTCATCCCCCAGGCGCTGGCGGACGTGCTGGGAGAGCGTGCCGAGCACTCGCAGCCCAACCGCGCGCTCCTCGACGCCGGGGCCCTCGTGGCCGGCGGCTCGGACTGGCCGGTGAGCGAGTCGCCGAACACGCTCGAGGGCCTGCAGGGGCTCGTGACGCGGGCCGATCCGCTCGGTCGGGCCGCAGGCACGCTGTGGCCGGAGCAGGCGATCTCGGCCGAGGAGGCGCTGGAGGTCTTCACGATCAACGCCGCGACGGCGATGGGGCTCGGCGCCGAGACCGGGTCCCTGACCCCCGGCAAGTCGGCCGACTTCGTGATCCTGGAACGGGATGCGATCGGCGGACCGGCGGAGGAGATCGTGCACACCGAGGTCATCTCGACATGGTTCGCCGGGCGCGCGGTGCACGAGCGCTGA
- a CDS encoding molybdenum cofactor biosynthesis F family protein, translated as MTTLNPADTSTWLPLEGLAPGFDANKAPHSTALSGREIAVVDDRGTRIVHRFDDSTVAWEYQPGAEDPTEAASDTDDYEAFEVDDELYFVQFHHRYLPNEAVSLVLDLRHGRSLAVISEILPAPEQGRTRVQHHFAPGTIEGADVTGAEAAPTTTLIGRRVEWVYSEEHAYEHVYLSPRWYSWQCLAGPERGLADTDENSVWEVRPGIYVFAWREKVIPCASVTIADHRDVNAIRSHGVLFGLDESGEVPTHFTFGAHGRLLSTTHHTPSLEPATFGDA; from the coding sequence ATGACGACCCTCAACCCCGCCGACACCTCCACCTGGCTGCCGTTGGAAGGACTCGCCCCCGGCTTCGACGCCAACAAGGCCCCGCACAGCACCGCCCTGAGCGGTCGCGAGATCGCCGTCGTCGACGACCGCGGCACGCGCATCGTCCACCGCTTCGACGACTCGACGGTCGCCTGGGAGTACCAGCCCGGCGCCGAGGACCCCACGGAGGCCGCGTCCGACACCGACGACTACGAGGCGTTCGAGGTCGACGACGAGCTCTACTTCGTGCAGTTCCACCACCGCTACCTCCCGAACGAGGCCGTCTCGCTCGTCCTCGACCTGCGGCACGGACGCTCCCTCGCGGTGATCTCCGAGATCCTCCCCGCGCCCGAGCAGGGCCGCACCCGCGTGCAGCACCACTTCGCCCCCGGCACCATCGAGGGCGCCGACGTCACCGGCGCCGAGGCCGCCCCCACGACCACGCTCATCGGCCGTCGGGTGGAGTGGGTCTACAGCGAGGAGCACGCCTACGAGCACGTGTACCTCTCCCCGCGCTGGTACTCGTGGCAGTGCCTGGCCGGTCCCGAGCGCGGGCTCGCCGACACCGACGAGAACAGCGTGTGGGAGGTGCGCCCCGGGATCTACGTCTTCGCGTGGCGCGAGAAGGTGATCCCGTGCGCCTCGGTCACGATCGCCGACCACCGCGACGTGAACGCGATCCGCTCCCACGGCGTGCTGTTCGGGCTGGACGAGAGCGGTGAGGTGCCCACGCACTTCACGTTCGGCGCACACGGCCGCCTGCTGTCGACCACCCACCACACCCCGTCGCTCGAGCCCGCGACCTTCGGAGACGCCTGA
- a CDS encoding APC family permease, whose translation MAEQTSAPTTPHHTSLRPGALGVAGIVFLVLAAVAPLTGIVVVASLAIALGNGGGTPMSFFLVAAILLLFAIGYAQMSKQLVNAGGFYAFVVKGLGRTGGLVAGLIATLGYNFFVVGTIGTSGFFMQTIIRDLTGLDVHWLVWGLLSIVVCFVLARIGVDFSSKVLGVCLVLEVLMLVVFDVSVLVQTGYDVAAFSPEAVFSGSLPIGLLLAATGFLGFEATALFSEEAKQPLRTIPRATYTSIIAIGVILGVTTWAVVSATGVAQAQATALEHLPTGDLIFSLSQQYLGGPLTTVMMVLLLVSLFAAMLAFHNSATRYLYSLGRAKILPQALARTRPNGAPQLAGIVQAGFAAIVAILFALAGADPIVTLVPAMLGFGTLSVLILQGLAAISIVVYFRRRNDPRWWSTFIAPGIGFLGIAAISILAIVNFNIVAGSEELAIRLMPLLLVLALIGGIVYAAYLRRAKPAVYDGLATDLERFSDR comes from the coding sequence GTGGCAGAGCAGACCTCCGCACCCACGACGCCGCACCACACCTCCCTCCGCCCCGGCGCCCTCGGCGTCGCCGGCATCGTCTTCCTCGTCCTGGCCGCCGTCGCGCCGCTGACCGGGATCGTCGTCGTCGCCTCGCTCGCCATCGCCCTGGGCAATGGCGGAGGCACCCCGATGTCGTTCTTCCTCGTCGCGGCCATCCTGCTGCTGTTCGCGATCGGCTACGCCCAGATGTCGAAGCAGCTGGTGAACGCCGGAGGCTTCTACGCCTTCGTCGTGAAGGGCCTCGGCCGCACCGGCGGACTCGTCGCGGGCCTCATCGCGACGCTCGGCTACAACTTCTTCGTCGTCGGCACGATCGGCACCAGCGGCTTCTTCATGCAGACGATCATCCGCGACCTCACCGGTCTGGACGTGCACTGGCTCGTCTGGGGCCTGCTGTCGATCGTCGTCTGCTTCGTGCTCGCCCGGATCGGCGTCGACTTCAGCTCGAAGGTGCTCGGCGTGTGCCTCGTGCTCGAGGTGCTCATGCTCGTCGTGTTCGACGTCTCCGTGCTCGTGCAGACCGGCTACGACGTGGCGGCGTTCAGCCCGGAGGCCGTGTTCTCCGGCTCGCTGCCCATCGGGCTGCTGCTCGCGGCGACCGGCTTCCTCGGGTTCGAGGCCACCGCGCTCTTCAGCGAGGAGGCCAAGCAGCCGCTGCGCACCATCCCGCGGGCGACCTACACCTCGATCATCGCGATCGGCGTGATCCTCGGCGTCACGACCTGGGCCGTGGTGAGCGCGACCGGCGTCGCGCAGGCGCAGGCCACGGCGCTGGAGCACCTGCCCACGGGCGACCTCATCTTCTCGCTCTCGCAGCAGTACCTGGGCGGACCGCTCACGACCGTGATGATGGTGCTGCTCCTGGTGAGCCTGTTCGCGGCGATGCTCGCCTTCCACAACTCCGCCACCCGCTACCTGTACTCGCTGGGACGCGCGAAGATCCTCCCGCAGGCCCTCGCCCGCACCCGCCCGAACGGCGCCCCGCAGCTCGCGGGCATCGTGCAGGCCGGCTTCGCGGCGATCGTGGCGATCCTGTTCGCCCTCGCCGGTGCCGATCCCATCGTCACGCTCGTGCCCGCGATGCTCGGCTTCGGCACCCTCAGCGTGCTGATCCTGCAGGGACTCGCGGCGATCTCGATCGTCGTGTACTTCCGGCGCCGGAACGACCCTCGGTGGTGGAGCACGTTCATCGCTCCGGGCATCGGCTTCCTCGGCATCGCGGCCATCTCGATCCTGGCGATCGTGAACTTCAACATCGTCGCCGGCTCCGAGGAGCTCGCGATCCGTCTGATGCCGCTCCTGCTCGTGCTCGCCCTGATCGGCGGCATCGTCTACGCCGCCTACCTCCGCCGTGCGAAGCCCGCCGTCTACGACGGTCTCGCGACCGACCTGGAGCGGTTCAGCGACCGCTGA
- a CDS encoding SDR family NAD(P)-dependent oxidoreductase: MDLQLDGTTALVTGAASGIGRAVTRALAAEGVRVALLDRDAAALRDAAGEAGIDPVLLAADVTDEQQVAAAVGAGVRALGGLDAVVCCAGISGPVGTPIEETALEAWNRVLAVNITGAFLVLKHAIPALRESAAGSVVLLASDSAVVASPGMAPYAASKAALVQFGRALSVDLAGTGVRVNAVSPSIVDTPMSRGDLGAAAFDEPAFPVQSADEVAAHVAYLLSPRSRAVNGTTLLSDFGYTARSGFPA, encoded by the coding sequence ATGGACCTGCAGCTCGACGGCACGACGGCCCTCGTCACGGGGGCTGCCTCCGGCATCGGCCGTGCCGTCACCCGGGCGCTCGCCGCCGAGGGGGTGCGGGTCGCACTGCTCGACCGGGACGCCGCCGCCCTCCGGGATGCGGCGGGGGAGGCCGGCATCGATCCGGTGCTGCTCGCCGCCGACGTCACGGACGAACAGCAGGTGGCTGCCGCCGTCGGCGCGGGTGTCCGGGCGCTGGGCGGTCTCGACGCGGTGGTCTGCTGCGCCGGGATCTCCGGCCCGGTCGGGACGCCGATCGAGGAGACCGCCCTGGAGGCGTGGAACCGTGTCCTCGCCGTCAACATCACCGGCGCGTTCCTCGTGCTCAAGCACGCGATCCCGGCGCTCCGGGAGTCCGCCGCCGGATCCGTCGTGCTGCTCGCGAGCGACTCGGCCGTCGTGGCCTCGCCGGGCATGGCCCCCTACGCCGCCTCGAAGGCCGCGCTCGTCCAGTTCGGGCGGGCGCTGTCGGTCGACCTCGCGGGTACCGGGGTGCGGGTGAACGCGGTGTCACCGTCCATCGTCGACACGCCGATGAGCCGGGGCGACCTCGGCGCCGCGGCGTTCGACGAGCCCGCTTTCCCCGTGCAGAGCGCCGACGAGGTCGCCGCGCACGTCGCCTACCTCCTCTCCCCGCGGAGCCGGGCGGTCAACGGCACCACCCTCCTCAGCGACTTCGGGTACACCGCCCGGTCGGGATTCCCCGCCTGA
- a CDS encoding SDR family NAD(P)-dependent oxidoreductase — MATVVGSSVSGRVVVITGGGTGIGAAVAERFAAEGAHVVVVGRRPEPLHEVERAVGALPIVADAADTASAQAAIAEILARFGRIDVLVANAGGHGFSPVAETDDASWDAAIRANLTTAFVMAREALPALIEAKGQVVIVSSLAGLFAGPSVAGYTVGKHALIGLTRTLARDYGRHGVRVNAICPGWVQTPMADEEMDEFAAHAGLGSREEGYATVTADVPLRRPARPAEIASVVRFLGSGESSYITGAVIVADGGSHVVDVPTIAFDHAGM; from the coding sequence ATGGCAACCGTGGTCGGATCGAGCGTCTCCGGACGCGTCGTCGTCATCACCGGAGGCGGCACGGGCATCGGCGCGGCGGTCGCGGAACGTTTCGCGGCCGAAGGGGCGCACGTCGTCGTGGTGGGTCGCCGGCCGGAGCCGTTGCACGAGGTCGAGCGGGCCGTCGGGGCGCTGCCGATCGTCGCGGATGCGGCGGACACCGCGTCGGCGCAGGCCGCGATCGCCGAGATCCTCGCGCGGTTCGGCCGCATCGACGTCCTCGTCGCGAACGCCGGAGGACACGGGTTCTCCCCGGTCGCCGAGACCGACGACGCGAGCTGGGACGCCGCGATCCGTGCCAACCTCACGACCGCGTTCGTGATGGCGCGGGAAGCGCTGCCGGCGCTGATCGAGGCCAAGGGGCAGGTGGTGATCGTCTCCTCGCTGGCCGGGCTCTTCGCGGGGCCGTCGGTGGCCGGATACACGGTCGGCAAGCACGCCCTCATCGGCCTCACCCGGACGCTCGCGCGCGACTACGGGCGCCACGGCGTGCGCGTCAACGCGATCTGCCCCGGGTGGGTGCAGACGCCGATGGCCGACGAGGAGATGGACGAGTTCGCGGCGCACGCCGGTCTCGGCTCCCGGGAGGAGGGCTACGCGACGGTCACCGCCGACGTGCCGCTGCGCCGCCCGGCGCGGCCCGCCGAGATCGCCTCCGTCGTGCGGTTCCTCGGGTCGGGGGAGTCGTCATACATCACCGGCGCCGTGATCGTGGCGGACGGCGGGTCGCACGTGGTCGACGTGCCGACCATCGCCTTCGACCACGCCGGGATGTAG
- a CDS encoding HAD-IA family hydrolase yields MTEILHARAALLDMDGTLVDSTAVVERLWLAWAEPHGIDPETVLRTVHGRQGHQSMAILLPERDHAINLRENEVMLATEASDVDGVIGIPGAEDLLAALEPFPHAVVTSANVALMTARMGQAGLTVPELAVTAENVSASKPDPEGFLLAARTLGIDPADCVVFEDSGAGIQAAHAAGMRVIGIGPHAGAHAPTAHVDDLTHVAVVPTDDGFELRIN; encoded by the coding sequence GTGACCGAGATCCTCCACGCCCGTGCCGCCCTCCTCGACATGGACGGGACCCTCGTCGACTCGACCGCCGTCGTGGAGCGCCTCTGGCTCGCCTGGGCGGAGCCGCACGGGATCGACCCCGAGACCGTCCTGCGCACCGTCCACGGGCGCCAGGGGCACCAGAGCATGGCGATCCTGCTCCCCGAGCGCGACCACGCCATCAACCTCCGTGAGAACGAGGTCATGCTCGCGACCGAGGCCTCCGACGTGGACGGTGTGATCGGCATCCCGGGCGCCGAGGACCTGCTCGCCGCGCTGGAGCCGTTCCCGCACGCGGTGGTCACCTCGGCCAACGTCGCGCTCATGACCGCGCGGATGGGCCAGGCCGGGCTCACGGTCCCCGAACTCGCCGTCACGGCGGAGAACGTCTCCGCCTCGAAGCCCGATCCGGAGGGCTTCCTCCTCGCCGCCCGCACCCTCGGCATCGACCCCGCGGACTGCGTCGTGTTCGAGGACTCCGGCGCCGGCATCCAGGCCGCCCACGCCGCGGGCATGCGCGTGATCGGCATCGGTCCGCACGCGGGAGCCCACGCCCCGACCGCACACGTCGACGACCTCACGCACGTCGCCGTGGTCCCGACCGACGACGGCTTCGAGCTCCGGATCAACTGA
- a CDS encoding ABC transporter ATP-binding protein has protein sequence MSALVLDGVTVSRGAGPVISDVSLRVAGGEVLALVGPNGAGKTSLIEAVSGVTPHSSGSILLDGDPIDRLPRVARARRGIVHIEQGRAVFPSLTVRENLSLTARTAGEIEAVLAQFPELEKRIDSPTALLSGGEQQMVVLARAFAAKPRVLLIDEMSLGLAPVVFLRLMPIVSSIAESGVAVLLVEQFTQLALGLAQEAVVVAGGRVSFQGAPQALQDDPALLHRAYLGG, from the coding sequence ATGAGCGCACTGGTGCTCGACGGCGTCACGGTGAGCCGCGGCGCCGGGCCGGTCATCTCGGACGTCTCGCTGCGGGTCGCCGGCGGCGAGGTCCTGGCCCTGGTCGGCCCCAACGGGGCGGGCAAGACGAGCCTGATCGAGGCGGTGTCCGGCGTGACGCCGCACTCGTCCGGGTCGATCCTGCTGGACGGGGATCCGATCGACCGGCTCCCCCGCGTGGCGCGGGCCCGGCGCGGCATCGTGCACATCGAGCAGGGGCGGGCCGTGTTCCCGTCGCTCACCGTGCGCGAGAACCTCTCCCTCACGGCACGCACCGCCGGGGAGATCGAGGCCGTGCTGGCGCAGTTCCCGGAGCTGGAGAAGCGCATCGACTCCCCCACGGCACTGCTGTCGGGTGGGGAGCAGCAGATGGTGGTGCTGGCACGGGCGTTCGCAGCGAAGCCCCGGGTGCTGCTCATCGACGAGATGTCCCTGGGCCTCGCGCCGGTGGTGTTCCTGCGCCTGATGCCGATCGTGTCGTCGATCGCGGAGTCCGGGGTGGCGGTGCTGCTGGTGGAGCAGTTCACGCAGCTCGCCCTCGGTCTCGCGCAGGAGGCGGTCGTCGTCGCTGGCGGCCGTGTGTCGTTCCAGGGCGCGCCGCAGGCCCTCCAAGACGACCCCGCCCTCCTCCACCGCGCCTACCTCGGGGGCTGA